The Cellulophaga lytica DSM 7489 nucleotide sequence TTATCTTAACATCAGACAAGGCTCCTGTAGATATGCAAGACATAGAACAACGCCTACTATCTAGATTTAAATGGGGATTATCTGCTGAGTTACAAACACCAGATTACGAAACTAGAGTTTCTATCCTTAAAAACAAGCTCTACAGAGATGGTGTAGAAATGCCAGAAGAAATTATAGATTACGTTGCTAAAAACATAAAATCTAACATTAGAGAACTAGAAGGCGCTGTAATATCATTAATAGCACAATCTTCTTTCAATAAAAAAGAAATAACAATAGAACTTGCTCAACAAATTGTAGAAAAATTTGTAAAAAACACCAAAAGAGAAGTTTCTATAGATTACATACAAAAAGTAGTTTCTGATTATTTTGAAATGGATGTTTCTACATTACAATCTAAAACCAGAAAAAGACATATTGTACAAGCCAGACAATTGGCTATGTTTTTTGCTAAAAGATTTACAAAAGCATCATTAGCAAGTATTGGCTCACAAATAGGAAAAAGAGATCATGCAACCGTTTTACACGCTTGTAAAACAGTAGATAATTTAGCTGAAACCGATAAGCAGTTTCGCAAATATATAGAAGATCTTACTAAAAAATTCTCTTAAACTTTAGGGTGATGACAAAAATACTAATGGTTTGCCTAGGAAATATTTGTAGGTCGCCATTGGCCGAGGGCATACTTAAAAACAAAGTAGACCCAACCATAATTTCTGTAGATTCTGCAGGCACTGCTGGCTATCACATAGGAAGTGCTCCTGACCCAAGGTCTGTTGCTGTTGCAAAAAAATACGGTATAGACATAAGTAAGCAAGTATGCAGAAAATTTACTGTAAAAGATTTTGACGAGTTTACCACCATTTATGTTATGGACAATAGCAACTACAATAATGTTATTGCACTAGCCAAGACTCCTGAACACAAGAAAAAAGTAAAACTCTTGTTACATTTTGCAGATACAAAAATTACTGAAGTTCCAGACCCATATTACGGAGGTGACCAAGGTTTTGAAAATGTTTACAACTTAATAGACCAAGCCTGTACAAATATTGCCAAAACACTAAAAAACCAATAACCTATGGAAAACACTACCAAAACAGGAAAAATATATTTAATCCCTACCACTTTAGGTGACAATGAACCTTTGGAAGTGTTGCCAATCTCTATAAAACGAACTATAGAGCAAATAGATTACTATATTGTAGAAAATGAAAAAACTGCAAGGCGCTTTATAAAAAAAATAAGCTCTGGTAAATCTCAGCCAAGTTTACACATAGAACTGATTAACAAGTTTACAGATCCACAAATAATACCAAGTTTTTTAGACCCTTGTTTTGAAGGAAAAAGCATAGGAATTATATCTGAAGCTGGTTGCCCTGGAATAGCAGATCCTGGCGCCGAGGTAGTAAAAATTGCTCATCAAAAAAACTTACAAGTAGTTCCTTTAGTTGGCCCATCTTCAATATTTTTGGCATTAATGGCTAGCGGTTTAAACGGACAAAGCTTTGCATTTAATGGCTACTTGCCTATTGATAGTAGCGAGAGAAAAGCTGTTATAAAAAAAATGGAGCGTATTTCTAAAGACAATAATCAATCGCAAATATTTATAGAGACGCCATACAGAAATGACAAGTTGTTAGCTGAACTTTTAAAAACCTTAGCAAACCACACATTACTTTGTATTGCTACAGATATTACATTACCAACAGAACAAATAGCAACCAACACCATAGCAGAATGGAAAAAAATAAATGTAGATTTAAACAAAAGACCAACTATATTTATTTTTCAAGCATAAAAAAAGCCTCGCAATTACGCTGAGGCTTTTTCCATTTTCATAGTGTAGTATTTTTAAATTCTTGGGTTTCTTACAGCCTTTACTGCAGATACATCATAACCTGCAAAAATTTTCATGTAATAAACAATACTAGATCCATATGCATCTTGCACTGTGTGCGTACCTCTAGAACGTAAAAACTTTTTTACATTTCCTGGTCCTGCTAAATGTGCTGCTGCCAAGATTCCAGATTCTGTTATTTCCAATCCGGCTATTTTACGACCTGCAAATCGTTTAATATCTCTACGCAAAATCCATTTATTTCTACTTAAATTGGTATAAAATACCTTTTCTTGTAAAATAGGATTGCTTAAAAAGGCAGTTACATTTGTAACTCCTAATAACTGCAGTGTTTCTGCTCCAAACTGATACTTTCCTACGTACCCTAATGTGTTTGTCACAAAATAATCTCCCTGAGACTCCTTAAATGCAAGAGCTTCTTTAAATGCGTT carries:
- a CDS encoding low molecular weight protein-tyrosine-phosphatase, which gives rise to MTKILMVCLGNICRSPLAEGILKNKVDPTIISVDSAGTAGYHIGSAPDPRSVAVAKKYGIDISKQVCRKFTVKDFDEFTTIYVMDNSNYNNVIALAKTPEHKKKVKLLLHFADTKITEVPDPYYGGDQGFENVYNLIDQACTNIAKTLKNQ
- a CDS encoding SAM-dependent methyltransferase codes for the protein MENTTKTGKIYLIPTTLGDNEPLEVLPISIKRTIEQIDYYIVENEKTARRFIKKISSGKSQPSLHIELINKFTDPQIIPSFLDPCFEGKSIGIISEAGCPGIADPGAEVVKIAHQKNLQVVPLVGPSSIFLALMASGLNGQSFAFNGYLPIDSSERKAVIKKMERISKDNNQSQIFIETPYRNDKLLAELLKTLANHTLLCIATDITLPTEQIATNTIAEWKKINVDLNKRPTIFIFQA